A single window of Archangium gephyra DNA harbors:
- a CDS encoding DUF2809 domain-containing protein yields MSPGPRSRVLLLPLMVLVVALGLGSRSAAARLHLPRFVTDYAGDALWTVMVYLCLVFALPRLSVRLAATGALGLSVLVELSQLVHTPWLEALRAHRLGALVLGRGFLASDLVCYAVGTGLAAGADLLRVRRRAATPGVPP; encoded by the coding sequence ATGAGTCCCGGCCCCCGCTCCCGCGTGCTGCTGCTGCCCCTCATGGTGCTCGTCGTCGCGCTGGGCCTGGGCTCACGCTCCGCCGCGGCGAGGCTCCACCTGCCGCGCTTCGTCACCGACTACGCGGGCGACGCGCTGTGGACCGTCATGGTCTACCTGTGCCTCGTCTTCGCCCTGCCGCGCCTCTCCGTCCGGCTCGCGGCCACGGGGGCCCTGGGCCTCTCCGTGCTCGTCGAGCTCAGCCAGCTCGTCCACACGCCCTGGCTGGAGGCCCTGCGGGCCCACCGCCTGGGCGCGCTCGTGCTGGGCCGGGGTTTCCTCGCCTCCGACCTCGTCTGTTACGCGGTGGGCACGGGACTCGCCGCCGGCGCGGACCTGCTGCGCGTCCGGCGCCGCGCCGCCACACCGGGCGTCCCCCCCTGA
- a CDS encoding acyl-CoA dehydrogenase family protein, producing MQRKLFREDHEQFRQSFRQFLEREVKPHQERWNEAGIVDREVWRKAGEAGFLCPWLEPEYGGAGGDFLHSVVVMEELARIYESGLAMPLHSDVVVPYIHEFGNDAQKKRWLPKVASGEAVAAVAMTEPGAGSDLAALSTTAVRDGDFYVLNGSKTFISNGILCDLCVVAAKTDPDPKNAHQGISLFVVEAGTPGFLKGKKLKKMGMASQDTSELVFEDCRVPVAHRLGEEGAGFLQLMKKLQQERLVVAAMAQASAEQVLADTLVYVQERKAFGKPISKFQNTQFKLVECATQIEVGRAFLDRLLTEHVAGEYLVKECSMAKLWQTEMLSKVVDECLQFFGGYGYMLEYPISRAFMDARVQRIYAGTNEIMKVIIAKQLGL from the coding sequence GTGCAGAGGAAGCTCTTCCGCGAGGACCATGAGCAGTTCCGCCAGTCGTTCCGCCAGTTCCTCGAGCGTGAGGTGAAGCCGCACCAGGAGCGGTGGAACGAGGCGGGCATCGTCGACCGGGAGGTGTGGCGCAAGGCGGGCGAGGCGGGCTTCCTGTGTCCGTGGCTGGAGCCCGAGTATGGCGGCGCGGGCGGGGACTTCCTGCACTCGGTGGTGGTGATGGAGGAGCTGGCGCGCATCTACGAGTCCGGGCTCGCCATGCCACTGCACTCGGACGTGGTGGTGCCCTATATCCACGAGTTCGGCAACGACGCGCAGAAGAAGCGCTGGCTGCCGAAGGTGGCCTCGGGCGAGGCGGTGGCGGCGGTGGCGATGACGGAGCCGGGCGCGGGCTCGGACCTGGCGGCGCTGAGCACCACGGCGGTGCGTGACGGGGACTTCTACGTCCTCAATGGCTCCAAGACGTTCATCTCCAACGGCATCCTGTGCGACCTGTGCGTGGTGGCGGCCAAGACGGATCCGGACCCCAAGAACGCGCACCAGGGCATCTCCCTCTTCGTGGTGGAGGCGGGCACGCCCGGCTTCCTCAAGGGCAAGAAGCTCAAGAAGATGGGCATGGCCTCGCAGGACACCTCGGAGCTCGTCTTCGAGGACTGCCGCGTGCCGGTGGCCCACCGTCTGGGCGAGGAGGGCGCGGGTTTCCTCCAGCTGATGAAGAAGCTGCAGCAGGAGCGGCTGGTGGTGGCGGCCATGGCGCAGGCCTCGGCCGAGCAGGTGCTGGCGGACACGCTCGTCTACGTGCAGGAGCGCAAGGCGTTCGGCAAGCCCATCTCCAAGTTCCAGAACACCCAGTTCAAGCTGGTGGAGTGCGCGACGCAGATTGAGGTGGGCCGCGCGTTCCTGGACCGGCTGCTCACCGAGCACGTGGCGGGCGAGTACCTGGTGAAGGAGTGCTCGATGGCCAAGCTGTGGCAGACGGAGATGCTCAGCAAGGTCGTGGACGAGTGCCTGCAGTTCTTCGGCGGCTACGGCTACATGCTGGAGTACCCCATCAGCCGCGCCTTCATGGACGCCCGCGTGCAGCGCATCTACGCGGGCACGAACGAAATCATGAAGGTCATCATCGCGAAGCAGTTGGGGCTCTAA
- a CDS encoding ABC transporter substrate-binding protein has product MRRPLISVLVLGLVLWTLPGCRRKKEEATAAGGKTPLVFKYQPLGDPVAFRELLADFERKNPDVALTTEALPNSSDVAHQFFLTSLEGGADDFDVLVVDVVWVPEFARAGWIADISKAFPPEVLRRDFLSGPVEAVVVDGKTYAVPWYVDVGVLFYRKDLVPRAPRTYAELEQFAREAKAKEPLLQGYVWQGRQYEGLNCNVFEAIWGHGGQVLDARGRLALDTEQARAGLAYLRRLISSGISPPGVTSAAEEEARRVFQSGQAVFMRNWPYAWEEAQKPDSPIRGKVGITTLPTLSGEPGWGTLGGWQLAVNAHVSPKRKEAAERLIAHLTSPEANVMMALSYGRNPPRPSVYKDPRLVERVPFIASLLGMVENARPRPVTPYYNLLSDVLQSEFSAAIAGIRPPEQSLKQAQRQVDHLTGQFE; this is encoded by the coding sequence ATGCGCCGCCCGCTCATCTCCGTGCTCGTGCTGGGGCTCGTCCTCTGGACGCTCCCGGGTTGCCGCCGCAAGAAGGAAGAGGCCACCGCCGCCGGGGGGAAGACACCGCTCGTCTTCAAGTACCAGCCGCTGGGAGACCCGGTGGCCTTCCGCGAGCTGCTCGCGGACTTCGAGCGGAAGAACCCGGACGTCGCGCTGACCACCGAGGCGTTGCCGAACTCCTCGGACGTGGCGCACCAGTTCTTCCTCACCTCGCTGGAGGGCGGGGCGGACGACTTCGACGTGCTGGTGGTGGACGTCGTCTGGGTGCCCGAGTTCGCGCGGGCCGGGTGGATCGCCGACATCTCCAAGGCCTTCCCGCCCGAGGTGCTGCGCCGCGACTTCCTCTCCGGCCCGGTGGAGGCGGTGGTGGTGGACGGCAAGACGTACGCGGTGCCGTGGTACGTGGACGTGGGGGTGCTCTTCTACCGCAAGGACCTGGTGCCCCGGGCGCCGCGCACCTATGCCGAGCTGGAGCAGTTCGCGCGCGAGGCGAAGGCGAAGGAGCCGCTGCTGCAGGGCTACGTGTGGCAGGGCCGGCAGTACGAGGGGCTCAACTGCAACGTGTTCGAGGCCATCTGGGGCCACGGGGGCCAGGTGCTGGACGCGCGGGGGCGGCTGGCGCTGGACACGGAGCAGGCCCGCGCGGGGCTCGCGTACCTGCGGAGGCTCATCTCCAGTGGCATCTCCCCGCCGGGTGTCACCTCGGCGGCCGAGGAGGAGGCGCGGCGTGTCTTCCAGTCCGGCCAGGCGGTCTTCATGCGCAACTGGCCCTATGCGTGGGAGGAGGCGCAGAAGCCGGACTCGCCCATCCGGGGCAAGGTGGGCATCACCACGCTGCCCACGCTGAGCGGCGAGCCGGGCTGGGGAACGCTGGGCGGGTGGCAGCTGGCGGTGAACGCGCACGTGTCGCCCAAGCGCAAGGAGGCGGCCGAGCGGCTCATCGCGCACCTCACCTCGCCGGAGGCCAACGTGATGATGGCGTTGAGCTACGGCCGCAACCCGCCGAGGCCCTCGGTGTACAAGGACCCGAGGCTGGTGGAGCGGGTGCCCTTCATCGCGAGCCTGCTGGGCATGGTGGAGAACGCGCGGCCGAGGCCGGTGACGCCGTACTACAACCTGCTCTCGGACGTGCTGCAGAGCGAGTTCTCCGCGGCCATCGCGGGCATCCGTCCGCCGGAGCAGTCGCTGAAGCAGGCGCAGCGGCAGGTGGACCATCTCACCGGGCAGTTCGAGTAG
- a CDS encoding carbohydrate ABC transporter permease yields the protein MNGTVKATGSLGRERRQAYLLVAPAVLVLAGVALYPILAAIWLSLHRLILVFGERKWLGLENYGFMLGDARFWNALGNTGYFTLVAVSVELLLALPLALLLNTAFPGRGILRASVLVPWAIPTVVSAKLWAWLFNPDYGLINRLLPGQDINWLGVPGYALHAAILVDVWKTTPFMALLILAGLQGISEDLYKAARVDGASRWRSFVSITLPLLKPAILLALLFRTLDAFRVFDAIFVLTEGGPANTTETLSIYAYKTLMRAGNFGYGSMLSVMTFLCVVGLSLVYIRLLGKEGRG from the coding sequence ATGAATGGCACGGTGAAGGCCACGGGCTCCCTGGGCCGCGAGCGGCGGCAGGCGTACCTGCTGGTGGCGCCCGCGGTGCTGGTGCTGGCGGGCGTGGCGCTGTATCCGATTCTCGCGGCGATCTGGCTGAGCCTGCACCGGCTCATCCTCGTCTTCGGCGAGCGCAAGTGGCTGGGGCTGGAGAACTACGGCTTCATGCTGGGCGACGCGCGCTTCTGGAACGCGCTGGGGAACACGGGCTACTTCACGCTGGTGGCGGTGTCGGTGGAGCTGCTGCTGGCGTTGCCGCTGGCGCTGCTGCTCAACACCGCGTTCCCGGGGCGGGGCATCCTGCGTGCCTCGGTGCTGGTGCCCTGGGCCATCCCCACGGTGGTGAGCGCGAAGCTGTGGGCGTGGCTCTTCAACCCGGACTACGGCCTCATCAACCGGCTGCTGCCGGGGCAGGACATCAACTGGCTGGGCGTGCCGGGGTACGCGCTGCACGCCGCCATCCTCGTGGACGTGTGGAAGACGACGCCCTTCATGGCGCTGCTGATTCTCGCGGGCCTGCAGGGCATCTCCGAGGACCTCTACAAGGCGGCGCGCGTGGACGGCGCGTCGCGCTGGCGCTCGTTCGTGTCCATCACCCTGCCGCTGCTCAAGCCCGCCATCCTGCTGGCCCTGCTGTTCCGCACGCTGGATGCCTTCCGCGTCTTCGACGCCATCTTCGTGCTGACGGAGGGCGGCCCCGCCAACACCACGGAGACGCTGAGCATCTACGCCTACAAGACGCTGATGCGGGCGGGCAACTTCGGGTACGGCTCCATGCTGTCGGTGATGACCTTCCTGTGCGTGGTGGGGTTGAGCCTCGTGTACATCCGGCTGCTCGGGAAGGAGGGGCGGGGATGA
- a CDS encoding SAV_2336 N-terminal domain-related protein produces MIDEFSPRGPGASSGRFTPVMTWDLRPAPGTERWRWSSFLRPLEPLGLELALVVDSAVSMALWRRTVAWFRELLRAHGPFVDVWTWRLCTDAGGEGRQLQAGWEGEEPVRVGRAPREPGEGCLTLVLSDCVSRGWYTGEVARLLERWGHAGPVAVVQVLQKPLWPRTALRQGSVLALQAPRRCATNEELVLKRPAWWPGQGPREGPVVPVFPLEPEALGHWARFLAGEDVTLQGFELHLSGALPPTMEDLAAHPPEAARCVQRFLSTASTPARKLATFLAATPVSLPVMRFVQETLVPEADEGHLAEVFLGGLLRVPSGQGEGLDPETTQYDFWPGVRELLLDSLPTSGARRVLLSVSDFLEGQRGPVRYFPSLLMEPEKDVAVFVALHREFARSAVGVLQRMGGAYARLARGLSRALQKPRVSLCFHSIYHGMRVRLLDAGGRELAAAVVGEQAWSVELLPGAYAVELSDLGLRRPLDVQAPSVFFRWDWAPSGRKVLVVGSGTYRLNRVEKWVAEAMGDLLARAGHTLVSGAWQGVDDVAGRAYRDRLRAAGITDSSTLLQLLPEGRAPSFEGGQLIPLPAGSSVHDELLRRAEAVVLIGGTEGTFTLYQRARKWGRPIVPLVSTGGAAWQAFDQLRAAGDEKVRGQLNLLCEPIGSKEGARILASRAHQYLQSLLSSARPPPVKELELKRCAGELGLDEGVERRLCAWAQEYERIRKHEHPGDKRFGAQKAFIRRIAEELSFTASVSPSRLPAQALAWAFARADLPGRAVLLGLLLAREAPEDFGIVREVLEKGLSAVEQYAALCVAGKLVEQLGPERRTLLLERLVVLLGSNSLQFLSDPDRMELVVKLISRLKQPETPSHERLVRAVHAQSELVRQQVFLELRERLLGRTVRHPSFPSDHGEAVIRELEQFFGFRVDDASLRGERRPGVPEGMGVMLTVEFFVRQARLALRVCEERLRTWDDDDMTVLEAEPSGGCRQVELASVLEVAARVRLEFEPREGDPFGSPCSVFIENIVGIKVVRTEQPEVNWDRVPRTPRGLLVVAALVPSG; encoded by the coding sequence ATGATCGATGAATTCAGCCCTCGCGGGCCTGGGGCTTCGTCCGGCCGTTTCACGCCGGTGATGACGTGGGATCTGAGGCCGGCGCCAGGCACGGAGCGGTGGCGGTGGAGTTCCTTCCTGCGCCCGTTGGAGCCGTTGGGGCTCGAGCTGGCCCTGGTCGTGGACTCGGCGGTGTCCATGGCCCTCTGGCGGCGGACCGTCGCCTGGTTTCGGGAGCTGCTGCGAGCGCACGGCCCGTTCGTGGACGTGTGGACGTGGCGCCTGTGCACGGACGCGGGCGGGGAGGGGCGTCAGCTCCAGGCGGGGTGGGAGGGAGAGGAGCCCGTCCGGGTGGGACGAGCGCCACGGGAGCCGGGCGAAGGGTGCCTGACGCTGGTGCTCTCCGATTGCGTCTCCCGAGGCTGGTACACGGGAGAGGTCGCCCGTCTTCTGGAGCGGTGGGGGCACGCGGGTCCGGTCGCCGTGGTGCAGGTCCTCCAGAAGCCGCTCTGGCCCCGCACGGCGCTTCGCCAGGGCTCGGTCCTGGCCCTCCAGGCGCCCAGGCGGTGTGCCACCAACGAGGAGCTGGTGCTGAAGCGTCCCGCGTGGTGGCCGGGCCAGGGGCCGCGGGAGGGGCCCGTGGTGCCGGTGTTTCCCCTGGAGCCCGAGGCGCTGGGGCACTGGGCGCGCTTCCTCGCGGGGGAGGACGTCACGCTCCAGGGCTTCGAGCTCCATCTCTCCGGGGCGCTTCCCCCCACGATGGAGGACCTGGCGGCGCACCCGCCGGAGGCGGCGAGGTGCGTCCAGCGTTTCCTCTCGACGGCGTCCACGCCGGCCCGGAAGCTGGCGACGTTCCTGGCCGCCACGCCGGTCAGCCTTCCGGTGATGCGCTTCGTCCAGGAGACGCTGGTGCCGGAGGCGGACGAGGGGCACCTGGCCGAGGTCTTCCTGGGCGGACTGCTCCGGGTGCCTTCGGGCCAGGGGGAGGGGCTCGACCCGGAGACGACGCAGTATGACTTCTGGCCCGGGGTGCGCGAGCTGCTGCTCGACTCGCTCCCGACGAGCGGTGCCCGCAGGGTGTTGTTGTCCGTCTCGGACTTCCTCGAGGGACAACGGGGGCCGGTGCGCTACTTCCCCTCGCTCCTGATGGAGCCGGAGAAGGACGTGGCCGTGTTCGTCGCGCTGCACCGGGAATTCGCGCGGAGCGCCGTGGGGGTGCTCCAGCGCATGGGGGGCGCGTATGCCCGGCTCGCGCGCGGTCTCTCCCGGGCGCTCCAGAAGCCGCGGGTGAGCCTCTGCTTCCACTCCATCTACCACGGCATGCGGGTGCGGCTTCTCGACGCCGGGGGCCGGGAGCTGGCGGCGGCCGTGGTGGGCGAGCAGGCGTGGAGCGTGGAGCTGCTTCCGGGCGCCTATGCCGTCGAGCTCTCGGACCTGGGCCTGCGCCGCCCGCTGGACGTCCAGGCGCCGTCGGTGTTCTTCCGGTGGGACTGGGCTCCCTCGGGCCGGAAGGTGCTCGTCGTGGGCTCCGGGACGTACCGGTTGAACCGGGTGGAGAAGTGGGTGGCCGAGGCGATGGGGGACCTGCTGGCGCGGGCCGGCCACACCCTGGTGAGTGGGGCCTGGCAGGGCGTCGACGACGTGGCCGGGCGGGCCTACCGGGACAGACTGCGGGCCGCGGGCATCACGGACTCCAGCACGTTGCTGCAGCTGTTGCCGGAGGGACGGGCGCCCAGCTTCGAGGGCGGACAGCTCATCCCCCTTCCCGCGGGCAGCTCCGTGCACGACGAGCTGCTGCGGCGCGCCGAGGCCGTCGTGCTCATTGGGGGCACGGAGGGGACCTTCACGCTCTACCAGCGCGCCCGGAAGTGGGGGCGGCCCATCGTGCCCCTCGTCTCCACGGGAGGCGCGGCCTGGCAGGCGTTCGATCAGCTCCGCGCGGCCGGCGACGAGAAGGTCCGCGGGCAACTCAACCTCCTCTGCGAGCCCATCGGCTCGAAGGAGGGCGCGAGGATCCTGGCCAGCCGTGCCCACCAATACCTCCAATCGCTCCTGAGCTCGGCGCGGCCCCCGCCCGTGAAGGAGCTCGAGCTGAAGCGCTGCGCGGGGGAGCTGGGCCTGGACGAGGGCGTGGAGCGGCGTCTGTGTGCCTGGGCCCAGGAGTACGAGCGCATCCGCAAGCACGAGCATCCCGGCGACAAGCGATTCGGTGCCCAGAAGGCGTTCATCCGGCGTATCGCCGAGGAGCTCTCCTTCACGGCCAGCGTCTCCCCGTCCAGGTTGCCCGCCCAGGCGCTCGCGTGGGCTTTCGCGAGGGCGGACCTCCCTGGCCGCGCCGTGCTCCTCGGGCTGCTGCTGGCGCGCGAGGCGCCGGAGGACTTCGGCATCGTGCGCGAGGTGCTCGAGAAGGGGCTGTCCGCCGTGGAGCAGTACGCGGCGCTGTGCGTGGCCGGCAAGCTGGTGGAGCAGCTGGGACCGGAGCGGCGCACCCTGCTGCTCGAGCGCCTGGTGGTCCTGCTCGGGAGCAACAGCCTCCAGTTCCTCTCGGATCCCGACCGGATGGAGCTGGTGGTGAAGCTCATCTCACGGCTCAAGCAGCCCGAGACTCCCTCACACGAGCGGCTCGTCCGGGCCGTGCACGCGCAGTCGGAGCTCGTGAGGCAGCAGGTCTTCCTGGAGCTGCGCGAGCGGCTGCTGGGTAGAACGGTCCGGCACCCGAGCTTCCCGAGCGACCACGGTGAGGCGGTCATCCGGGAGCTCGAGCAATTCTTCGGCTTCCGGGTGGACGACGCGAGCCTCCGGGGCGAGCGCCGGCCCGGCGTGCCCGAGGGCATGGGGGTGATGCTGACCGTCGAGTTCTTCGTCCGGCAGGCCAGGCTGGCGCTGCGCGTCTGCGAGGAGCGGCTGCGCACTTGGGATGACGACGACATGACGGTGCTCGAGGCGGAGCCGAGCGGTGGCTGCCGGCAGGTGGAGCTGGCGAGTGTGTTGGAGGTGGCCGCCCGGGTGCGCCTGGAGTTCGAGCCGCGTGAAGGCGACCCCTTCGGGAGCCCGTGCAGTGTGTTCATCGAGAACATCGTGGGCATCAAGGTGGTGAGGACCGAGCAGCCCGAGGTCAACTGGGATCGTGTCCCGCGCACCCCTCGCGGGCTCCTGGTGGTGGCCGCGTTGGTGCCGTCCGGTTGA
- a CDS encoding response regulator encodes MTGARILVVDDDPDMQDVMALALEAGDYRVCRASNGQEALERVEECLPDLILLDMRMPVMDGWAFSAELRRRHGHQVPVVVCTAAEDAQRRAREVGAVGCLSKPFELEEMLHLVESIVPRHWERASQHP; translated from the coding sequence ATGACCGGAGCACGCATCCTCGTCGTGGACGATGACCCGGACATGCAGGACGTGATGGCCCTGGCGCTGGAGGCCGGGGACTACCGGGTGTGCAGGGCCTCGAATGGCCAGGAGGCGCTGGAGCGGGTGGAGGAGTGTCTGCCGGATCTCATCCTGCTCGACATGCGGATGCCGGTGATGGACGGCTGGGCCTTCTCGGCGGAGCTGCGCCGGCGCCATGGCCACCAGGTCCCCGTGGTGGTGTGCACGGCGGCCGAGGACGCGCAGCGGCGCGCGCGGGAGGTGGGGGCCGTGGGCTGCTTGAGCAAGCCCTTCGAGCTGGAGGAGATGCTCCACCTGGTGGAGTCCATCGTGCCCCGGCATTGGGAGCGGGCGAGCCAGCACCCCTGA
- a CDS encoding PAS domain S-box protein, which yields MKLPFKSLVFLLLLLGAVFTVGLVAFYSMTRQRLEDEALLRQLLRAKELAYQLKPGISYTGHVAESAAAVVAPVRDAAELERLLQALLTSAPTEAIHGLGVWFEHPVLAGRAPGFAPYVHRAGSGKEPVSVTDARATQPGEPQGQSWYQRALEARGAPVFPEPHPVEGSIYRVHARALLDASGEPVGVIAVDVSIPHLHGILQGANAPGGEELLYVTTPGGRLFAHPAQEPLLAWVRERGRPVASLGELSLPDARHYEAERTPGPRRTAQVEIGESGWTVHISSAESSLFASIERFRLALLLLGVAVWAVLLAVPFLLHRTVRVRELSFALEERRRLHEVLARSERRLREVLETSLDAVISVDCQQRITEWNTQAERLLGWTKEEAVGRPAFELLLGPELRPLLERDGVVTRRQRICATVRRQDGGVLPVELSTTVVQSGGMSVRYIFMADITERQRAEEERNRLLAQLQQRGAELQATIDNMVDSVVVSDRTGRITFVNKAGRQLFGEVGTEGVQLTDGDLELHGVQLGGRRAARLEEMPLYQALRGNVVVDADLSFPSAERRRTLHLRTNAAPIRDEQGHITGAVSVARDVTEMVELDHLKDEFVRVAAHELKTPVAIMKSYAQLALKAEPTPATYRKMLDAINRGADRIDRIVRELLDVSQLHLGQLKLTEEPLDLRELAEETVANMAAQGTQHRFSVQPGGAVIIRGDRGRLRQVLVVLLDNAVRYSPSGGRVEVRLSPHEHEVEVCVSDEGIGIPAERQARLFERFYRAHSGTPHDRGGMGVGLYISREIIFHHGGSMRVSSEEGRGSTFCFSVPYAPQREERELHS from the coding sequence ATGAAGCTGCCCTTCAAGTCGCTCGTGTTCCTCCTCCTGCTCCTCGGGGCCGTCTTCACCGTGGGACTGGTGGCCTTCTACTCGATGACCCGCCAGCGCCTGGAGGACGAGGCCCTGCTGCGGCAGCTGCTTCGCGCCAAGGAGCTCGCCTACCAGCTCAAGCCCGGCATCTCCTACACCGGGCATGTCGCTGAATCGGCCGCCGCCGTCGTGGCCCCCGTGAGGGACGCGGCCGAGCTGGAGCGGCTCCTCCAGGCGCTGCTCACCTCGGCGCCCACGGAGGCCATCCACGGACTCGGGGTCTGGTTCGAGCACCCGGTCCTCGCGGGAAGGGCGCCGGGCTTCGCGCCCTACGTCCACCGTGCCGGCTCCGGGAAGGAGCCCGTCTCCGTCACCGACGCACGCGCCACCCAGCCCGGCGAGCCCCAGGGGCAGTCCTGGTACCAGCGGGCCCTGGAGGCCCGGGGAGCGCCCGTCTTTCCGGAGCCCCACCCCGTGGAGGGCTCCATCTACCGCGTCCATGCGCGGGCCCTGCTCGATGCCTCCGGCGAGCCGGTGGGCGTCATCGCCGTGGATGTCTCCATTCCCCACCTGCACGGCATCCTCCAGGGGGCGAATGCTCCCGGTGGGGAGGAGCTGCTCTACGTCACCACGCCCGGGGGCCGGCTCTTCGCCCACCCCGCCCAGGAGCCGCTCCTCGCGTGGGTGCGCGAGCGGGGCCGGCCGGTGGCGTCGCTGGGCGAGCTCTCGCTGCCGGACGCGCGCCATTACGAGGCGGAGCGCACGCCCGGGCCCCGGCGCACCGCCCAGGTGGAGATTGGCGAGTCGGGGTGGACGGTGCACATCTCCTCCGCGGAGTCCTCGCTCTTCGCGAGCATCGAGCGCTTCCGGCTGGCCCTGCTGCTGCTGGGCGTGGCGGTGTGGGCGGTGCTGCTGGCCGTGCCCTTCCTCCTCCATCGCACCGTGCGCGTGCGCGAGCTGTCCTTCGCGCTCGAGGAGCGCCGGAGGCTGCACGAGGTGCTGGCGCGCAGCGAGCGCAGGCTGCGCGAGGTGCTGGAGACCTCGCTGGACGCCGTCATCTCGGTGGACTGCCAGCAGCGCATCACCGAGTGGAACACGCAGGCCGAGCGGCTCCTCGGCTGGACGAAGGAGGAGGCGGTGGGCCGCCCGGCCTTCGAGCTGCTGCTCGGCCCGGAGCTGCGGCCGCTGCTGGAGCGCGACGGGGTGGTGACGCGCCGCCAGCGCATCTGCGCGACGGTGCGGCGGCAGGACGGGGGGGTCCTTCCGGTGGAGCTCTCCACCACCGTCGTCCAGAGCGGCGGCATGTCCGTGCGCTACATCTTCATGGCCGACATCACCGAGCGCCAGCGCGCCGAGGAGGAGCGGAACCGGCTGCTCGCGCAGTTGCAACAGCGTGGCGCGGAGCTGCAGGCCACCATCGACAACATGGTGGACAGCGTGGTGGTGAGTGACCGGACGGGCCGCATCACCTTCGTGAACAAGGCCGGGCGCCAGCTCTTCGGCGAGGTGGGCACCGAGGGCGTCCAGCTCACCGATGGCGACCTCGAGCTGCATGGCGTGCAGCTGGGCGGGAGGCGGGCGGCGCGGCTGGAGGAGATGCCCCTGTACCAGGCGCTGCGCGGCAACGTCGTCGTGGACGCGGACCTGAGCTTCCCCTCGGCCGAGCGGCGCCGCACCCTGCACCTGCGCACCAACGCCGCCCCCATCCGCGACGAGCAGGGCCACATCACCGGCGCCGTGTCCGTGGCCCGCGACGTCACCGAGATGGTGGAGTTGGATCACCTCAAGGACGAGTTCGTCCGCGTGGCCGCCCACGAGCTGAAGACGCCCGTGGCCATCATGAAGTCCTATGCGCAGCTGGCCCTCAAGGCCGAGCCCACGCCGGCCACGTACCGCAAGATGCTCGATGCCATCAACCGGGGCGCGGACCGCATCGACCGCATCGTGCGCGAGCTGCTGGACGTCTCGCAGCTGCACCTGGGCCAGCTGAAGTTGACGGAGGAGCCGTTGGACCTGCGCGAGCTGGCCGAGGAGACGGTGGCGAACATGGCCGCGCAGGGCACCCAGCACCGCTTCTCCGTCCAGCCGGGCGGCGCCGTCATCATCCGGGGAGACCGGGGCCGGCTGCGGCAGGTGTTGGTGGTGCTGCTGGACAACGCCGTGCGCTACTCCCCGTCCGGCGGGCGCGTGGAGGTGCGGCTGTCCCCGCACGAGCACGAGGTGGAGGTGTGCGTGAGCGACGAGGGCATCGGCATTCCCGCCGAGCGACAGGCCCGGCTCTTCGAGCGCTTCTACCGCGCGCACTCGGGCACGCCGCACGACCGGGGAGGCATGGGCGTGGGCCTCTACATCTCGCGGGAGATCATCTTCCACCACGGCGGCTCCATGCGCGTGTCGAGTGAAGAGGGCAGGGGAAGCACCTTCTGCTTCTCCGTCCCCTACGCACCCCAGCGAGAGGAGCGGGAGCTTCATTCCTAG
- a CDS encoding cold-shock protein has product MASGTVKWFNDAKGFGFITQDNGGPDVFCHHTAIVADGFRTLAEGQKVEFEVKKGPKGLQAENVRPIG; this is encoded by the coding sequence ATGGCAAGTGGCACTGTGAAGTGGTTCAACGACGCGAAGGGCTTTGGTTTCATCACCCAGGACAACGGGGGCCCCGACGTGTTCTGCCACCACACCGCGATCGTGGCTGACGGATTCCGGACCCTGGCCGAGGGCCAGAAGGTGGAGTTCGAGGTCAAGAAGGGCCCCAAGGGGCTCCAGGCCGAGAACGTTCGTCCGATCGGCTGA